In Lolium rigidum isolate FL_2022 chromosome 7, APGP_CSIRO_Lrig_0.1, whole genome shotgun sequence, the DNA window ACCATACATGCACAAATGTGATCTAGGATAAATAGGACCTTAGACCAAATGATATAAAGCTCAGAAGCTCAACCCTGTGGGAAAAAAAGGAAAGCTAGCCAGGGAAGGTCAAACCTTCTGTCAACAACTTATCTAGACCACAACACAGAAGTGGAAAATCCAGAACTCGATCCAAAGCTTGAATATTACTTTTGGGGCCAATTTTGATATCAGGTACTTACTTTCTCCCATTGACAGAGTTAAATGTTTTTTTTACACATAAATTCCACAAGCTACATGAATCACACACAACTTTGGAAAAAATCGCGTCATCATATCCATGTGTAAAACACAGCATAAGATGGACATGAGACAAACCAAACAAAGATCAAATGAGAATTTCAGAGAAAATTTGTTCTATACTTGCTGCTATAATTTGGACAGATCAGAGTGTGTCTACAAGTGGCCTATTTCACTAATAGACTGGATCTTTCCGGTTGCACTTTACATTCCTTCTTAATATTTTCCGAGTAAACAACAGATGGGTGCATGATCTCGATGATTATTTTGTGTTGATActcaagtatatatatatatatattaaacaTTTACATATCCAATGATCATCCAAAGATTTGATTCAATGCTCAAAAAGTTACGCTTCTTTCCTTCAAAAGGTTATCCAAATTACCCTGCAATGGCCCATGTGCCTAACAAATTAATTGAGTTGCGCCAgacaagagatcgagaaaatggtaCAAGGCAGATTTACTTCCAGGCAAATGGAGTTACCTCCTGTACTATTGAGTTGGAACTATCCTGATAAGCTCAATGTCAAACAGGAGAGTTTTATCTATTAGCCCTTGATTCCTTAGAACAAAATCTAGAGCCCTTTGTCCCTGCAAGAAAAAAAAGGTGTTATGCGATCTAATCATAAAAATATCGAGTTTTTTTGTAATTTCAGGGAAATATATTACCGAGAATGTTGTTGGTTTTGGGCCTAACTTGTTCAAGTCATTGTCAGGATATCCAATATCCGGTGGTACTATTATCCTGAAGTGTGTGAGCATCGATAATACCATTAAAATTTGTGTTAGTAATACATTTAGAAAGTGTGGTTACAAAAAATGTCAGAGTTTACCTTCTAACTCCACCTGGACGCATGCCTGTCATAGCCTCCTCAAAAGCTGGTATTACCTAATTGATATTTTTAATACTGCTATTTGTTAGAGTGTAACAAACTAACAAATAGTAGCTTTAGAATATACAGTAGAGCAAAGATGGAAATACCTAAATGTAAATAAGGTTATGAAAAATTGTCAATGAACATTATGCACCACAACTAGCTAGTTCAAGAGTAAGAGAACTAATCCCTCAAATTCAATAGTTGTCATTTTGCACAGACAAAGTCACTTAAAAACGCTTACTACCAATACCTTATATAAAGTGTTTAAGATGGGATACATCATGCAATATGCACAGCTATGCATAATTTCACAATATATATTTTTGTGATATTTTACAAATATATTCCTAGAGAAGTTCCTTGTCGAAGTTGTATGTTCAATATGACGTTGACTTCCAAAACTGACAACTATTAAGGAACCAGAGGGCAGAGCGAGTTCTTGAGTACTTGAGTGGTACACACTGCATAAATAGTAAATCACCTGTCCTGATCCAATCTTAAACTTGAAGAATTCTTTATCACCACCCtgcaatgaaaataaaaaaggggcTATTGGGCGAACTGAAGTAATAACTCAGTTTATACTTGAGCAAATATGTATGCAAAGGAAGCTGAGAATTCatctctcttttttttcactACAGGGAGCATGTGTACCTCAAACGAACCACCTTTTGTCTTATTTCGAGCTTCGAAAATGCGACCATAGTATCCAATTGTGTATCCATCCCAATCAACCTGATGCCCATTCACAAACCCAAGTCAACATAACAGTTGACACACCACAGCAAATAACGCTGGAAAACATCCTACAACTAGCTACAGTCCAACGCAAATGTGATGCTTGTAACTCACCACTACAGTCTCCCCCTTCTTTGGGGATGGGCCATCTCCAACCCGCAAGTCCTGTAATTTCTCATCAGAATTCTGAACCTAACAAATCTGAGTGTGTGAGCATTATGTAGAAAGGATTGAATGCCATTGCTACCACCTTGTACTGGAGGCCAGATTCTGTTTCAGTATAATCAGGATAACTCATTTTTGTCTTTCCATAATCCTTCCCACGAAGCGCTGGCACTAAAATTGTAATATCAAAGAGTAAGGCATGATTGCAGATTTTCGTTAAGAATGTGAATATGAGATAGAATTCCTCTGCTCTCACACGCGCACATAGGTAGCTCACTGGATAGTTATTTTCTGGGGCAATAGCTACAGCTTACACACAGAATACATGTTTATATACAGAGGGGTAGAAGGATAGGTTGGTACAGAGGTAGGAAGGTTTGTACAACAAACCTAGCAAAATTGGAATTTGCTACTGCTACAGCAGTCTTAGTGCCTTACAACTTGCTAGACTAGCAGACTTAGTGCCTAAGACATACCTATCTGAATGCTTATATGATTTTGACAGAAAAAAATAAATACTAGTATACTTGAACACAAGCTATATCAGCCCCTAGTCGTTTTTTAAGCTCTGTTTAAAATAGctcgctatagcccggctatagccttccGCGATGCCCGCGGCTACAGCTAGAGCCTTTAAAGGCTAAATGGAAATAGCCGCAAATAGCCCGGCTATAACTATTTAGCCCCAATTTAGCCTAATAGCGGCATTCTTCCCCCTCAACGGGCCCAAAAAATTTTGACCCAAAATCTTCAGAGCGGTCCAATTTATGAACACCACTATATCATGAACTGCTACTACTTAATGATGTTGTAATATTTGGACATAACTATGTCCTTAACTATCTATGAACTATGTTTTTGACATAACTATATGTGAACTATGTTTTGGTTATGCGCATCTCTTATGTGACAATGTTACTATGGTATCTGTGAATTATTGATCATATATACGATTTATATGCTGCCGTAATATTGGATTTTTCTCTATTATTTAGCAAATCAAATATATGGTCTTAGCCTGCTATAGCCTTTTATAGCTTCAGAAATCTCCGCGGCAATAGGCTatagcccgctattttaaacAGAGTTTTTAAGTCGAAAGGTTGTTCTGCAGTACAAAGAGACCAACCAACTAAAATAACATCAAGATATGGTAAGAACAAGGTCTGAGGTATGAGAGATTTAAGGTATAATCAAAAGACTAGCATCTCCTCTACAATGTAAAAATAGCATGTTCAACCCAAATTTATGACAGCTCAGCATTATTGATAACTCATACCATGTTTACAAAGAAGTCAAGTAGGTTCAAAGCATATGTGTTAAAGTATGGAAGAACCTGTGTATTTTTAAATGAGGGGATATTGATTGAACACTCACTATCAGTAAATTCAGCTTTTGCTGCTCCATTCTCCAGACTGTACTGAAAGGAACCAATGGTTATagtaattgcaggaatcaatagtAGTCTCCTTCTTTCTATCATACCACCTGCGCAAGTAGTAAACGAACAAATTAAAACCAAGATCAGTACCATTTGAGGCGTAATCAAATGAATAGCATTTAGAAaacaaaatttagtttcaaatacATGTTCGTTATGCATGAAGTGATATTTAACATGTAATGTCTAACAAAACAATCTTGCAGTATACCATTGTCTTTCTCCAGTAAAAaaagagttggtcatccaagcacATGTTATGATACAAAGCTGCCACAAAATTTGTAGTCCTGGAATTCTGGGCAGGGTCTTTGAAGAAAGACCATGAGGATATTCTTGTCTATGAGCTAGAGACCAAGCTTCAAACCAAGACCAGAAGGTGCCACAATGGTCGATACCGGCCAATGACAACACCAAGGATAGTGTTATTTTTCGCCTTTTTCTTTGTTGACTACTTGTTATCACAATTTCAGGTTTTTGATGATGTACACATATGGTTCCCAAGGACACCATTTGATTCCACATAATCTGGATGATGATTTGGCATAGAACTCCGAATTGTTGTATTGGGAGTTTTCCAACCAAAGAAACTTAATAGTTGTCACTCGTTCCAAAAGTACAGGAAGTTGAATTTTGTATTTTCATCAGTCAGATCAGACAGACCACAACTACTGCATTTCACCAGACCAATTATGACATCTTTTACAGAAATATCATGGTCCGTGACAGGGCGCACAGTGCACTCAGCGCCGGCTATTCGTTTGAGTTCGACGATCCATTCTCAGTAGAATATAAGCTACCGCCGGTGACACAAGCAATAGTAGAAGATCTCAACTAGGATCAGCATGAACAGGTACTAACAAAACACACTTAGAACAGTCCACTTTAGCCCCCCAAAAAAATCTTGGAACCATCCATTGAGGCAAAGCTGGAGCTGCTTACCATGGCAAGAAGAGATGACCCGAGTTTGACGACGGCAGGCCCCAGGAGAACAGACCTCGAAGGTGGAGCGCCCAGATCCTGTTCGATGGATAGGCCGCCTCGAGACGGACGGAGGAGcggccggctggaggaggagcgtcgCCTGCCGGCGGGGCGCCGGGAGGCCGGGACGGCACGCCGGGGATGACATGGGGAAGGACGGAGAGTAGCCACGGGTTCGAGTTGGATAAGAGGGAGGGAGCTCCAAGAATCCATTCGGAGTTTTGAGCCGCGCA includes these proteins:
- the LOC124674360 gene encoding peptidyl-prolyl cis-trans isomerase FKBP19, chloroplastic-like, translating into MSSPACRPGLPAPRRQATLLLQPAAPPSVSRRPIHRTGSGRSTFEVCSPGACRRQTRVISSCHGGMIERRRLLLIPAITITIGSFQYSLENGAAKAEFTDMPALRGKDYGKTKMSYPDYTETESGLQYKDLRVGDGPSPKKGETVVVDWDGYTIGYYGRIFEARNKTKGGSFEGGDKEFFKFKIGSGQVIPAFEEAMTGMRPGGVRRIIVPPDIGYPDNDLNKLGPKPTTFSGQRALDFVLRNQGLIDKTLLFDIELIRIVPTQ